The Manis javanica isolate MJ-LG chromosome 6, MJ_LKY, whole genome shotgun sequence genome contains a region encoding:
- the KMT2A gene encoding histone-lysine N-methyltransferase 2A isoform X11: MAHSCRWRFPARPGTTGGGGGGGRRGLGGAPRQRVPALLLPPGPPVGGGGPGAPPSPPAVAAAAAAAAGSGGAGVPGGAAAASAASSSSASSSSSSSSSASSGPALLRVGPGFDAALQVSAAIGTNLRRFRAVFGESGGGGGSGELTTQIPCSWRTKGLIHDKKTEPFRLLAWSWCLNDEQFLGFGSDEEVRVRSPTRSPSVKTSPRKPRGRPRSGSDRNSAILSDPSVFSPLNKSETKSGDKIKKKDSKSIEKKRGRPPTFPGVKIKITHGKDISELPKGNKEDSLKKIKRTPSATFQQATKIKKLRAGSMLAQADKLPMTDKRVASLLKKAKAQLCKIEKSKSLKQTDQPKAQGQESDSSETSVRGPRIKHVCRRAAVALGRKRAVFPDDMPTLSALPWEEREKILSSMGNDDKSSIAGSEDAEPLAPPIKPIKPVTRNKAPQEPPVKKGRRSRRCGQCPGCQVPEDCGVCTNCLDKPKFGGRNIKKQCCKMRKCQNLQWMPSKAYLQKQAKAVKKKEKKSKTSEKKESKESTAVKNVVDPSQKPTPSAREDPAPKKSNSEPPPRKPVEEKSEEGSTSAPGPESKQVTTAASRKSSKQASQPVPAVPLQPPSTAPPRKEVPKTTPSEPKKKQPPPSESGPEQSKQKKVAPRPSIPVKQKPKEKEKPPAVSKQENAGTLNILSTLSTGNSSKQKIPADGVHRIRVDFKEDCEAENVWEMGGLGILTSLPITPRVVCFLCASSGHVEFVYCQVCCEPFHKFCLEESERPLEDQLENWCCRRCKFCHVCGRQHQATKQLLECNKCRNSYHPECLGPNYPTKPTKKKKVWICTKCVRCKSCGSTTPGKGWDAQWSHDFSLCHDCAKLFAKGTSEKPLLSTFRGCTWCFGGNFCPLCDKCYDDDDYESKMMQCGKCDRWVHSKCENLSGTEDEMYEILSNLPESVAYTCVNCTERHPAEWRLALERELQVSLKQVLTALLNSRTTSHLLRYRQAAKPPDLNPETEESLPSRSSPEGPDPPVLTEVSKQEDQQPLDLEGVKRKMDQENYTSVLEFSDDIVKIIQAAINSDGGQPEIKKANSMVKSFFIRQMERVFPWFSVKKSRFWEPNKVSSNSGMLPNAVLPPSLDHNYAQWQEREENSHTEQPPLMKKIIPAPKPKGPGEPDSPTPLHPPTPPILSTDRSREDSPELNPPPGIEDNRQCALCLMYGDDSANDAGRLLYIGQNEWTHVNCALWSAEVFEDDDGSLKNVHMAVIRGKQLRCEFCQKPGATVGCCLTSCTSNYHFMCSRAKNCVFLDDKKVYCQRHRDLIKGEVVPENGFEVFRRVFVDFEGISLRRKFLNGLEPENIHMMIGSMTIDCLGLLNDLSDCEDKLFPIGYQCSRVYWSTTDARKRCVYTCKIVECRPPVVEPDINSTVEHDENRTIAHSPTSFAEISSKENQKTAERISPPSPDRPPHSQTSSSCFYHVISKVPRLRTPSYSPTQRSPGCRPLPSAGSPTPTTHEIVTVGDPLLSSGLRSIGSRRHSTSSLSPQRSKLRIMSPVRTGSTYSRNSVSSVSTLGVATDLESGAKAVDHVLGPLNSNTNSGQTTPTASHLQRTVATMGTKTSHLDGFSSLEVKHPSASDLASKSSSLKGEKTKMPSSKNSEGSTHNVAYPGIPKLASQVHSTASGELNVSKIGTFAELSSVPFSSKEPLSFPPLHLRGQRNDRDQHTDSNPSANPPPDEDTEVKTLKLSGVSSRSSIINEHVGSSSRDRRQKGKKSCKETFKEKHSSKSFLEPGQVTAVEDGNLKPEFVDEVLTPEFMGQRPCNNVSSDKTGDKGLSSPGAPKAPSMQVEGPAKESQTPRKRTVKVTLTPLKMESEGQSKNTLKENSPGSPLQIEAASLAEPASASESPGDGPVAQPSPNNTSSQDSQSNSFQNLPVQERNLLLPDGPKPQEDGSFKRRYPRRSARARSNMFFGLTPLYGVRSYGEEDIPFYSSSTGKKRGKKSAEGQVDGADDLSTSDEDDLYYYNFTRTVISSGGEERLASHNLFREEEQCDLPKISQLDGVDDGTESDTSVAATTRKGSQIPKRNGKENGTESLKLDRPEDAGEKEHVIKSSVGHKNEPKMDNCHSVGRVKAQGQESLEAQLSSLESSRRVHTSTPSDKNLLDTYNTELLKSDSDNNNSDDCGNILPSDIMDFVLKNTPSMQALGESPESSSSELLNLGEGLGLDSNREKDMGLFEVFSQQLPTAEPVDSSVSSSISAEEQFELPLELPSDLSVLTTRSPTVPSQNPSRLAVISDSGEKRVTITEKSVAASEGDSSLLSPGVDPAPEGHMTPDHFIQGHMDADHISSPPCGSVEQGHGNSQDLTRNSSTPGLQVPVSPTVPIQNQKYVPNSTDSPGPSQISNAAVQTTPPHLKPATEKLIVVNQNMQPLYVLQTLPNGVTQKIQLTSSVSSTPSVMETNTSVLGPMGSGLTLTTGLNPSLPASQSLFPPASKGLLPMPHHQHLHPFPAATHSSFPPNISSPPSGLLIGVQPPDPQLLVSEASQRTDLTTTVATPSSGLKKRPISRLQTRKNKKLAPSSTPSNIAPSDVVSNMTLINFTPSQLPNHPNLLDLGSLNTSSHRTVPNIIKRSKSGIMYFEQAPLLPQSVGGTAAVAAGTSTISQDTSHLTSGPVSGPASNSSVLNVVSMQTTAPTSSTSVPGHVALTNPRLLGTPDMGSISNLLIKASQQNLGIQEQPVALPPSSGLFPQMGTSQTPSAAAMPAASSICVLPSSQTPGLPAAAPSREAEEHYQLQHVNQLLASKTGVLSAQRDLDSAPGTQGSSFTQTVDAPNSVGLEQSKALSSAGQAGSASPGGSPSSGHQAASPSGPGPTKPKPKIKRIQLPLDKGNGKKHKASHLRTSSEAHIPDQEANPTSLTSATGTPGAEAEQSSSQKECGQPAGQVAILPEIQTAQNPANEQESTEPKAVEEEERDFSSPLMLWLQQEQKRKESIAEKKPKKGLVFEISSDDGFQICAESIEDAWKSLTDKVQEARSNARLKQLSFAGVNGLRMLGILHDAVVFLIEQLSGAKHCRNYKFRFHKPEDADEPALNPHGSARAEVHLRKSAFDMFNFLASKHRQPPEYSPNDEEEEEVQLKSARRATSMDLPMAMRFRHLKKTSKEAVGVYRSPIHGRGLFCKRNIDAGEMVIEYAGNVIRSIQTDKREKYYDSKGIGCYMFRIDDSEVVDATMHGNAARFINHSCEPNCYSRVINIDGQKHIVIFAMRKIYRGEELTYDYKFPIEDASNKLPCNCGAKKCRKFLN, translated from the exons AGATTCTAAAAGTATcgaaaagaagagaggaagacctcccaccttccctggagtaaaaatcaaaataacacaCGGAAAGGACATTtcagagttaccaaagggaaacaaGGAAGATAGCCTGAAAAAAATTAAGCGGACACCTTCTGCTACATTTCAGCAAGccacaaagattaaaaaattaagagcaG GCTCCATGTTGGCTCAGGCAGACAAGCTTCCAATGACTGACAAGAGGGTTGCCAGCCTCCTAAAAAAGGCCAAAGCCCAGCTCTGCAAGATTGAGAAGAGCAAGAGTCTCAAACAGACTGACCAGCCCAAAGCACAG GGTCAAGAAAGTGACTCATCGGAGACATCTGTGCGTGGACCCCGGATTAAACATGTCTGCAGAAGAGCTGCTGTTGCCCTGGGCCGAAAACGAGCTGTATTTCCTGATGACATGCCCACCCTGAGTGCCTTACCATGGGAAGAACGAGAAAAGATTTTGTCTTCCATGGGGAATGACG ACAAGTCATCAATTGCTGGCTCAGAAGATGCTGAACCTCTTGCTCCGCCCATCAAACCAATTAAACCTGTCACCAGAAACAAGGCACCGCAGGAACCTCCCGTAAAGAAAGGACGGCGATCAAGGCGCTGTGGGCAGTGTCCCGGCTGCCAGGTGCCCGAGGACTGTGGCGTGTGTACCAACTGCCTGGATAAGCCCAAGTTCGGTGGCCGCAACATAAAGAAACAGTGTTGCAA GATGAGAAAATGTCAGAATCTGCAGTGGATGCCTTCGAAAGCCTACCTTCAGAAGCAAGCAAAAG ctgtgaaaaagaaagagaaaaagtctaAGACCAGtgaaaagaaagagagcaaagagAGCACTGCTGTGAAGAACGTGGTGGACCCTAGTCAGAAACCTACCCCATCAGCCAGAGAGGATCCTGCCCCCAAGAAAAGCAACAGTGAGCCGCCTCCTCGAAAGCCTGTTGAGGAAAAGAGTGAAGAAGGGAGCACCTCTGCCCCAGGGCCTGAATCCAAACAAGTTACCACTGCAGCTTCTAGGAAGTCCAGCAAGCAGGCCTCCCAGCCAGTGCCAGCTGTCCCCCTACAGCCGCCCAGCACAGCACCGCCGAGGAAAGAAGTTCCCAAAACCACTCCCAGCGAGCCCAAGAAGAAGCAGCCTCCTCCGTCCGAGTCAG GTCCAGAACAAAGCAAGCAGAAAAAAGTGGCTCCTCGCCCAAGTATTCCtgtaaaacaaaaaccaaaagaaaag GAAAAACCACCTGCGGTCAGTAAGCAGGAGAACGCAGGCACTTTGAACATCCTCAGCACTCTTTCCACTGGCAACAGTTCTAAGCAAAAAATCCCAGCAGATGGAGTCCACAGGATCAGAGTGGACTTTAAG GAGGATTGCGAAGCAGAAAATGTGTGGGAGATGGGAGGCTTGGGGATCTTGACCTCTCTTCCTATAACACCCAGGGtggtttgctttctctgtgccagTAGTGGGCACGTAGAG TTTGTGTATTGCCAAGTCTGTTGTGAGCCCTTCCACAAGTTTTGTTTAGAGGAGAGCGAGCGCCCCCTGGAGGACCAGCTGGAAAATTGGTGTTGTCGCCGCTGCAAGTTCTGTCACGTGTGTGGAAGGCAGCACCAGGCTACAAAG CAGCTGCTGGAGTGTAATAAGTGCCGAAACAGCTATCACCCTGAGTGCCTGGGACCAAACTACCCCACCAAACCCACGAAGAAGAAGAAAGTCTGG ATCTGTACCAAGTGTGTTCGCTGCAAGAGCTGTGGATCCACAACTCCAGGCAAAGGGTGGGATGCACAGTGGTCTCATGATTTTTCACTGTGCCATGACTGTGCCAAACTCTTTGCTAAAGGTACTTCAGAAAAGCCACTTTTGTCAACCTTTCGAGGTTGTACTTGGTGTTTTGGAG GAAACTTCTGCCCTCTGTGTGATAAGTGTTACGATGATGATGACTATGAAAGTAAGATGATGCAATGTGGGAAATGTGATCGCTGGGTCCATTCCAAGTGTGAGAATCTTTCAGGTACAGAAG ATGAGATGTATGAGATCCTGTCCAATCTGCCAGAGAGCGTGGCGTACACTTGTGTGAACTGCACTGAGCGGCACCCCGCTGAGTGGCGCCTGGCCCTGGAAAGGGAGCTGCAGGTGTCTCTGAAGCAAGTTCTCACAGCCTTGCTGAACTCCCGGACCACCAGCCACCTGCTGCGCTACCGACAA GCAGCCAAGCCTCCAGACTTAAATCCTGAGACGGAGGAGAGTCTCCCTTCCCGCAGCTCCCCGGAGGGCCCTGACCCCCCGGTGCTTACTGAGGTCAGCAAGCAGGAAGACCAGCAGCCTTTAGATCTGGAAGGAGTCAAGAGGAAAATGGACCAAGAGAATTACACCTCTGTG TTGGAGTTCAGTGATGATATCGTGAAGATCATTCAAGCAGCCATTAATTCAGATGGAGGGCAGCCAGAGATTAAAAAAGCCAACAGCATGGTCAAGTCCTTCTTTATTCGG CAAATGGAACGTGTTTTTCCATGGTTCAGTGTCAAGAAGTCCAGGTTTTGGGAGCCAAATAAAGTATCAAGCAA CAGTGGGATGTTACCAAACGCAGTGCTTCCACCTTCACTTGACCATAATTATGCTCAGTGGCAGGAGCGAGAGGAAAACAGCCACACTGAGCAGCCTCCTTTAATGAAGAAAATCATTCCAGCTCCCAAACCTAAAGGGCCTGGAGAACCAGACTCACCAACTCCTCTGCATCCTCCTACACCCCCAATTTTGA GTACTGATAGGAGTCGAGAAGATAGTCCAGAACTGAACCCACCCCCAGGCATAGAAGATAATAGACAGTGTGCATTATGTTTAATGTATGGTGATGACAGTGCTAAT GATGCTGGCCGTTTGCTCTACATCGGCCAGAATGAATGGACTCATGTGAATTGTGCTTTGTGGTCAGCAGAAGTGTTTGAAGATGACGACGGATCGCTAAAGAATGTGCATATGGCTGTGATCAGGGGCAAGCAGTTG CGATGTGAATTCTGCCAAAAGCCGGGAGCCACTGTGGGTTGCTGCCTCACATCCTGCACGAGCAACTATCACTTCATGTGTTCCCGAGCCAAGAACTGTGTCTTTCTGGATGATAAGAAAGTGTATTGCCAGCGACATCGGGATTTGATCAAAGGCGAG GTGGTTCCTGAGAATGGGTTTGAAGTCTTTCGAAGAGTGTTTGTGGATTTTGAAGGAATCAGCTTGAGAAGGAAGTTTCTCAATGGCTTGGAACCAGAAAATATCCACATGATGATTG GCTCCATGACAATTGACTGCTTAGGACTCCTGAATGACCTCTCCGACTGTGAGGATAAGCTCTTCCCTATCGGATATCA GTGTTCCAGGGTGTACTGGAGCACCACAGACGCTCGCAAGCGCTGCGTATACACCTGCAAGATAGTCGAATGCCGTCCTCCAGTTGTAGAGCCAGATATCAATAGCACAGTTGAACATGATGAAAATAGGACCATTGCTCATAGTCCGACATCTTTTGCAG AAATTTCATCTAAAGAAAATCAAAAAACAGCTGAAAGGATAAGCCCTCCATCACCAGACCGACCTCCTCATTCCCAGACCTCCAGCTCCTGTTTTTATCATGTCATCTCAAAGGTCCCTAGGCTTCGAACACCCAGTTATTCTCCAACACAGAGATCCCCTGGCTGTCGGCCATTGCCTTCTGCAG GAAGTCCCACCCCAACCACTCATGAAATAGTCACAGTGGGTGACCCATTACTCTCCTCTGGGCTTCGAAGCATCGGCTCCAGGCGTCACAGTACTTCTTCCTTGTCACCCCAACGGTCTAAGCTCCGGATAATGTCGCCAGTGAGAACCGGGAGTACTTACTCCAGAAATAGTGTTTCCTCGGTCTCCACCCTAGGGGTGGCTACAGATCTCGAGTCAGGTGCCAAAGCAGTTGATCATGTCTTAGGGCCTCTGAATTCAAATACGAATTCAGGGCAAACCACTCCCACCGCTTCACATTTGCAAAGGACAGTGGCCACTATGGGCACCAAAACCAGTCACTTGGATGGCTTTTCATCTTTGGAAGTGAAGCATCCTAGTGCTTCCGACTTGGCATCCAAGAGCTCCTCTCTGAAGGGAGAGAAGACGAAAATGCCGAGTTCCAAAAATTCTGAGGGGTCCACACATAATGTGGCTTACCCTGGCATTCCTAAACTGGCCTCACAGGTTCATAGTACAGCATCTGGAGAATTAAACGTTAGCAAAATTGGCACTTTTGCTGAACTCTCTTCAGTGCCATTTTCTTCTAAAGAacctctctccttcccaccacTGCATTTGAGAGGACAAAGGAATGATCGAGACCAACATACGGATTCTAACCCATCAGCCAACCCCCCTCCTGATGAAGATACTGAAGTCAAAACCTTGAAGCTGTCTGGAGTGAGCAGCAGATCATCCATTATCAATGAACACGTGGGGTCTAGTTCCAGGGACAGgagacagaaagggaaaaaatcttGTAAAGAAACTTTCAAAGAAAAGCATTCCAGTAAGTCTTTTTTGGAACCTGGTCAGGTGACAGCTGTTGAGGACGGAAACTTAAAGCCAGAGTTTGTTGATGAAGTTTTGACTCCTGAGTTTATGGGGCAGCGACCATGTAATAATGTTTCTTCTGATAAGACTGGGGACAAAGGCCTTTCTAGTCCAGGAGCCCCCAAAGCTCCATCCATGCAAGTAGAAGGACCTGCCAAGGAATCACAGACGCCCCGGAAACGCACAGTCAAAGTAACTCTGACTCCTCTAAAAATGGAAAGTGAGGGTCAGTCCAAGAACACCCTGAAAGAAAACAGTCCTGGCTCCCCTTTGCAAATAGAGGCGGCATCTCTGGCAGAGCCAGCATCTGCCTCTGAAAGTCCAGGAGATGGTCCGGTGGCCCAGCCAAGCCCCAATAATACCTCATCCCAGGATTCTCAAAGTAACAGCTTTCAGAATCTTCCAGTACAGGAGAGAAACCTTCTGCTTCCCGATGGCCCCAAACCTCAGGAGGATGGCTCTTTCAAGAGGAGATACCCCCGTCGCAGTGCCCGGGCGCGCTCTAACATGTTCTTTGGGCTCACCCCGCTGTATGGAGTAAGATCCTATGGCGAAGAAGACATTCCATTCTACAGCAGCTCCACTGGGAAGAAGCGAGGCAAGAAGTCAGCTGAGGGACAGGTGGATGGGGCCGATGACCTAAGCACTTCTGATGAAGACGACTTATACTACTACAATTTCACTCGAACAGTGATCTCTTCAGGCGGAGAGGAACGGCTGGCGTCCCATAATTTATTCCGGGAGGAGGAACAGTGTGATCTTCCGAAAATTTCACAGCTGGATGGTGTTGATGACGGGACAGAGAGTGACACTAGTGTCGCAGCCACAACAAGGAAAGGCAGCCAGATTCCAAAAAGGAACGGTAAGGAAAATGGGACAGAGAGCTTAAAGCTCGACCGGCCAGAAGATGCCGGGGAGAAGGAGCATGTCATCAAGAGTTCCgttggccacaaaaatgagccaAAGATGGATAACTGCCACTCTGTGGGCCGGGTTAAAGCCCAGGGACAGGAGTCCTTGGAAGCTCAACTCAGCTCATTGGAGTCGAGCCGCAGAGTCCACACAAGCACCCCCTCAGACAAAAACTTGCTAGACACTTACAATACCGAGCTCCTAAAATCCGATTCAGATAATAACAACAGCGATGACTGTGGGAATATCCTGCCCTCGGACATAATGGACTTTGTGCTGAAGAATACTCCATCCATGCAGGCTTTGGGCGAGAGCCCGGAGTCCTCTTCTTCAGAACTCCTGAATCTCGGTGAAGGTTTGGGTCTTGATAGTAATCGTGAAAAAGACATGGGTCTTTTTGAAGTGTTTTCTCAGCAGTTGCCCACTGCGGAGCCTGTGGACAGCAGTGTCTCTTCCTCTATCTCAGCAGAGGAGCAGTTTGAGCTGCCTCTAGAGCTCCCATCCGATCTGTCTGTCCTGACCACCCGGAGCCCCACGGTCCCTAGCCAGAATCCCAGTAGACTAGCTGTCATCTCAGACTCAGGAGAGAAGAGAGTGACCATCACAGAAAAATCTGTGGCCGCCTCTGAAGGTGACTCCTCTCTGCTGAGCCCAGGGGTAGATCCAGCCCCCGAAGGCCACATGACTCCCGATCATTTCATCCAAGGACACATGGACGCAGACCACATCTCCAGCCCTCCCTGTGGTTCAGTGGAGCAAGGTCACGGCAACAGTCAGGATTTAACTAGAAACAGTAGCACCCCTGGCCTTCAGGTACCTGTTTCCCCTACCGTTCCTATCCAGAACCAGAAATATGTGCCCAATTCTACTGATAGCCCTGGCCCATCTCAGATTTCCAATGCGGCTGTCCAGACCACTCCACCCCACCTGAAACCAGCCACTGAGAAACTCATTGTTGTTAACCAGAACATGCAGCCGCTTTATGTGCTCCAAACTCTTCCAAATGGTGTGACCCAAAAAATCCAATTGACCTCTTCTGTTAGTTCTACACCCAGTGTGATGGAGACAAATACTTCAGTACTGGGGCCCATGGGAAGTGGTCTCACCCTGACCACAGGACTAAATCCAAGCTTGCCAGCTTCTCAGTCTCTGTTCCCTCCTGCTAGCAAAGGACTGCTCCCCATGCCTCATCACCAGCACCTGCACCCCTTCCCTGCAGCTACTCACAGTAGTTTCCCACCTAACATCAGCAGTCCTCCTTCAGGCCTACTTATTGGGGTTCAGCCTCCAGATCCCCAACTTTTGGTTTCAGAAGCCAGCCAGAGGACAGACCTCACTACCACAGTAGCCACTCCATCCTCTGGACTCAAGAAAAGACCCATATCTCGTCTACAGACCCGAAAGAATAAAAAACTTGCTCCCTCTAGTACCCCTTCAAACATTGCCCCTTCCGATGTGGTGTCCAACATGACACTGATTAACTTCACACCCTCCCAGCTTCCAAATCATCCCAATCTCTTAGATTTGGGGTCACTTAATACTTCATCTCACCGAACTGTCCCCAACATCATAAAAAGGTCTAAATCTGGCATCATGTATTTTGAACAGGCACCCCTGTTACCACAGAGTGTGGGAGGAACTGCTGCTGTGGCGGCGGGCACGTCAACAATAAGCCAGGACACTAGCCACCTCACATCGGGGCCTGTGTCCGGCCCGGCGTCCAATTCCTCCGTCTTGAATGTTGTGTCCATGCAAACTACAGCCCCTACAAGTAGCACGTCTGTTCCGGGACATGTCGCATTGACCAACCCCAGGTTGCTTGGTACCCCAGATATGGGCTCAATAAGCAATCTTTTAATCAAAGCTAGCCAGCAGAACCTGGGGATTCAGGAACAACCTGTGGCTTTACCGCCAAGTTCAGGACTGTTTCCACAAATGGGGACATCGCAGACTCCCTCTGCTGCTGCCATGCCAGCAGCCTCTAGCATCTGTGTGCTCCCCTCTTCTCAGACCCCAGGCCTCCcagctgctgcaccttccaggGAAGCAGAAGAGCATTATCAGCTTCAGCACGTGAACCAGCTCCTTGCCAGCAAAACCGGGGTTCTCTCTGCCCAGCGTGATCTTGATTCTGCTCCAGGGACCCAGGGGTCCAGCTTCACCCAGACGGTTGATGCTCCAAATAGCGTGGGGCTAGAGCAGAGCAAGGCTTTGTCCTCAGCTGGGCAGGCCGGCTCAGCCTCTCCTGGGGGCTCTCCGTCCTCTGGACATCAGGCAGCAAGCCCCTCAGGGCCGGGTCCCACTAAACCCAAACCAAAAATCAAGCGGATTCAGCTGCCTTTGGACAAAGGGAATGGCAAGAAGCACAAAGCTTCCCATTTGCGGACCAGTTCTGAAGCACACATTCCAGACCAAGAGGCCAACCCGACGTCCCTGACCTCAGCCACAGG GACTCCAGGAGCAGAGGCGGAGCAGTCCTCCTCCCAGAAGGAGTGTGGGCAGCCTGCAGG gcAAGTGGCTATTCTTCCTGAGATTCAGACAGCACAGAATCCAGCAAATGAACAAGAAAGTACAG AACCCAAggctgtggaggaggaagaaagggacttCAGCTCTCCGCTGATGCTTTGGCTCCAGCAAGAACAGAAGCGGAAGGAAAGCATCGCTGAGAAAAAGCCCAAGAAAGGACTTGTTTTTGAGATTTCAAGTGATGATGGCTTTCAGATCTGTGCAGAAAGTATTGAAG aTGCCTGGAAGTCACTGACAGATAAAGTCCAGGAAGCTCGGTCAAACGCCCGCCTAAAGCAGCTCTCGTTTGCAG GTGTTAATGGCTTGCGGATGCTGGGGATTCTCCACGATGCAGTTGTGTTCCTGATTGAGCAGCTGTCCGGTGCCAAGCACTGCAGGAATTACAAGTTCCGGTTCCACAAGCCAGAAGACGCCGACGAACCCGCCCTGAACCCCCATGGCTCAGCCAGGGCTGAAGTCCACCTGAG GAAGTCGGCATTTGACATGTTTAACTTCCTGGCTTCTAAACATCGGCAGCCCCCTGAATACAGCCCCAATGacgaagaggaggaggaggtccaGCTCAAGTCCGCACG GAGGGCAACCAGCATGGATCTGCCAATGGCCATGCGTTTCCGGCACCTAAAAAAGACTTCTAAGGAGGCAGTTGGTGTCTACAG GTCTCCCATCCATGGCCGGGGTCTTTTTTGTAAGAGGAACATTGATGCAGGTGAGATGGTGATTGAGTATGCTGGCAACGTCATCCGTTCCATCCAGACTGACAAGCGGGAAAAGTACTATGACAGCAAG GGCATTGGCTGCTACATGTTCCGAATCGATGACTCGGAGGTAGTGGACGCCACCATGCACGGAAACGCCGCTCGCTTCATCAATCACTCGTGTGAGCCTAACTGCTACTCTCGAGTCATCAATATCGATGGGCAGAAGCACATTGTCATCTTTGCTATGCGCAAGATCTACCGCGGGGAGGAACTCACGTACGACTATAAGTTCCCCATCGAGGATGCCAGCAACAAGCTCCCCTGTAACTGTGGTGCCAAGAAGTGCCGGAAGTTCCTGAACTGA